The following nucleotide sequence is from Populus nigra chromosome 15, ddPopNigr1.1, whole genome shotgun sequence.
GTCAACATGATCTTCACAGCTTTGATAGCACAGTGTTTCCTTATCTCACTCTGTCACCTTAAATATGGAATTTTCTTGCTGTTCGGTGGTTTAATTTTCATCATGAGtgccttcatcttcttcttcctgccAGAAACAAAGCAAGTACCGATTGAGGAGGTGTATCTTCTCTGGCAAAATCACTGGTTCTGGAAGAGGATAGTGGGACCCGGGCCTTCGTCAGCATCACAAGTATAGATAATAATCTGCTGGAATATGGAAAACATAGTTGCTGTTATGGATTATGTTCTACAAGGACTCTGCAATGTCTGTAAGAGTacattattaatttcacaagcCCTCTCAGTTTCAAAAAAGGAATACGTTATGCATTGGATGATGTTTGAAATCCATTACGCTcagaaatatgatttttttggtgattGGATAATGTGTTTAAGGAATTCATGCTATCAGAGTTTTTCTCCATGGCAAAGGGAAGGTGGTAGTTAGATCTAAAAATCCTAACACTGCAAATCAGTTATTTTTGGGTGGTTTTGTGCTTAaactagtatttttttagataaaaaaatacaataaatatacaataacaaaaacaaatctaaaaaaaaattgtttatttttattttgataagaaaataagcactatataaaataatgtatgTTATGAATAGAAGTTCTGAATTTCAAAATTGTGTATTATAAGTCGCTGGAAGATGTATGGAAGgtgaattgaaataaattattttttttaaaagaattttttttttctaaattattataattatttttctttttaaattcgaCACATCGAttatcattttctattttttcttatttaattgaaatatagtcAACTTATTTGATAAATTCAACTCTATAACCTATAAcatcacatatattttttagatgacaATTTAGCAAGTTCATCTACCCCTAGGCTTCCTTGTGGTAATGAATCTACATAATGTTCGTCGAGATCTTTTCTTCTACAAACTTTTGAACTCTTCCTCTCGCTAACTCCCATGTTGTGACTTGTTTAGCTTCCAAATCCCCAATATTTtcttgcttctctctctcttgagCCACAGCCTTACATGGTCAGTGACTATAAACAAGACCAGGAAGAAAAGACAGGGAAAAGCAACTGCCTTTTGATAAACCTCGTCAGCATCCAGATTTTCATCTACGAGGACAACTGCACTCCCAATTTCAACAGCTTGTTTCTACAATTCTAAAACCCTCTTGCATAATACTCACTGGACTAGTCAGTTCACTAAAATCTTGCGCACCAAGCATTTTGGAGCTCTTTCCAGTGAGGCGTCAGATTCCGATGACGTAGTAGTTAGCGTTCGATCAATATACCCTAAAATCAACCAATATTGCCTGCCAGCATCATCTGGTGAGGTTTTACTTGCATAGATTTCTGTTGTGGTTGAAATAGAAACCTTAGCAGCAGACGTCTCATCTATGTCTTTTTCGGAGAGAACCTCTCCTTGCTCTTCAGAAACTACAGATGTCTTCATATTCAATGTGCTCGCATGTTTAACTAAGAAAGGGAGGGAGTTTCATTTTGTTGTGGAAGAGAAAAACATTACAAAACTACCTCTAATCTAATTGCTGGCTCACATTTGTCCAAATATCAACAGCACTCCACACTCTCCTTCTCCTTCGCTCCCGATGCGCATGTTGTATGCCGCAAACCATCTCTCCCTGCCCCCGCACCAAACTACATTTAGCatccttctttctttcaaacaaccagaaacacacacacacacacaatatatATTCCATTCAAGCACCCATCAACCAACTCTTTAATCTCCTCTTGCCTCAAAGCCTCACCTAATATCTCCTCTCTACTCTTCACCCGCCGAGTAGCCTGAACCGGCTTTTAGTCCCTTCTTATCCGGGGAggcaaaccaaaccaaaatcaatCTCTTTCAACTTCTCCTCGCGCAGTTTCAACGGCTTTACCTTCGCGTCTCCATGCAGCTGTACTTGAACTCGAACTCGAACTCGAACGGCGTGCCGTCTCTTACATAGGAGACGCCGTCCTCGCTTAGCTTGATGTCGGCTTTCATGTCAATGGGTGGTTCGGCGTTGTTTTGCGGTTGGGGCATTCTGGTAATTTTGCTGCGAAATGCGGGGTGGAATCTTTTCAGGGGTTAGGACTGTTTGGATTTATTATTGAGGGAGGTGAAGGTGTGTCGgtggatatttaaaaaaagaattttcttCGGTGGCGTTATTCAGGTCGTGACAATGTTGGTAGCAGAAGTGAAGCGACGATGGCGGCGGATATCGTCTTCGGTTTCTCGGCGTTGGCGTTGTTCCATCGAGAGAAGCGAACCTCGGTGGGATGGGTTAGGGTTTGGTGGTGCAAAGATTGGGAATGGgattggaaataattttttagcgcCATTAGAGTGAATGAGTGGGGGTTTAGGAAGAAAGAACTGGGAAGAGATGAAACGGTGTCGGTTTTTGTTgggaattatttttattgtagtgGTCTGTTTGTAATTTTAGGCAAATAATAAGGACAGGTTGTGTTCATGAAAAGGACAAGAGGATTAGATACGGAGAGAAAGTCACCGACAGACAGCTGAGAGTGGCTGGGCTACTTACTGAAAAGCTAATCGAGGTCGTTCTTTCATGGAGGGAGCTCTAACAGGTAACACTACTTCAGTTTTCATGGATTTGATGTTGATTTAGTAAGGTTTAAGTTCCTaaggttttttgtgttttctggCGTGTGGTGCTAACGTCTTGTCTCCTTTGGTAACTGAGAGAAGCAGCTTTCGGTGGACTATCCTTCGATTAGTTTCTAATATGAGAAAAGACTTCAACTTTTGGCTATTGATTTGGATATACTTTCCTAGACTCTTCATTTGGTTAGTCAAGGCTTAGCTTCAAATACTTGCAAGGGAgggagtgattttttttatggcctGTCAGATTGCTGAGCTTGATTTAAATAGTTGGTGATAGCACACTTGTGTGATATGGAAACCTCTGCCCTTTTTCAGAGGTTATGTCTTGTAGAGATTAGGAGATTGCTGATGGTTATTGGCGTGGCCATTATTGTCATCAttctttttcaatgttttgCACTTCCCTATGGGAAAGGTTGGTCTGTATCATCTGCTGATGAGGATTCTGTAGTTATGGTGATCAGCAATCCCATCTTATcaaacagttcaaagtcaagcATACGTGTATTTCATATCATGACAAATGGTTCTGATTCATCTGATTTGGGTGAAGAAGCTGGGGATgaggatgaaatagaaaacacagaTGCAGACTATGAGTTGTCATCTAATAAGATTGAACAAAATGATGTCTTGCTCAAGTTGGGGGAAATGCTCGGTAAAAGTACAGACAACACTTCTTCACAGGAAAAATCTATAGAAACTGGAAGCAAACACCTGAAGCAGGTTGGCGAAACTGAAATCTTGGAAGCAACCACGAGCTCAACATTTGGAGGAATTCAAAGTAATGTTGGCACTGTGCCAAGTGTATTATTGGGTATTTCTAAAAAGAATGGGGAAAATAGGGATAGAGATTCAATAACCTCTGACTCATTCTTCCCTACCAAGGTAATTTCTTTGGACCATATGGAGACGCAAACCAAGAATGCTGAATTATTGCAGACCATTTCTGTCACTTTGAACAATAATTCTACGAGGGATAGTATATCCACATTGAAGAGGTGGGTGCAGTCCACGTCAATATCCCAAATGAATTCACTATTGCTTCATAGTCTTGTTTATTCCCATTCTATGGTAAGAATTCATAGTTTCAAGAATCTGTTTGAATGGTAGGAAGGAGTTTTGTTTGTTGGAACTTTCacttatttcttttattggtAATAGAAGCCACGACGGTTGTCTGTTCGTGATCGTGAACTTCTGTCAGCAAAATTGGAGATAGAGAATGCTCCTCGTGTAGATAACCCTCCTGGACTTTATGCCTCTGCCTTTCGGAATATTTCCATGTTCAAAAGGTGAGCCTCTTTAAATGTTcagtattttatataattttatctatgaaccatttcatatttaatgtttcttctctcttttaatCACCTGGTAAGTTATTCTACATGTGAGGAATGCCTTATGGTGTGGTAAAATATTGGTAAGACTAGCATATGTGCAGTGATCTAGAATACTGGGCGGTATCTGGGGTATTTGCGGGTCGCTGAAGATTTCTATCCATTCTGCAGCATATCTAGACATCAACATGCCAATCTCTGTAGCATTGTGAAATTTTTGGCCAACATAATGATTTTTCTACACGCAACCTGCTgtgctctctttctctctacctaacccccccccccccccccccaatcaCAACATAATTAACTGCCTAATATTTGAAGCAGGGAACACTAGTATTTTGCTTCATGAACATTCATTCACAGTATGCTAATGGTTTTACTTACATTGTATTTTTCCAATAATTTCAGTTCCTTGATTACTTGACTCAATAACATTCTGAGGTTGATGAATCATAATATTGCTCTAACCTCTGGGATCTAGTACATCAACTGCAAAATTATGCCTGCATGCAGCTCCACCTGAGTTCCTGAAGAGATGCGATGTGTTTTTGAATACTTGATCTGCATGATGGTTGGAGAATTACCTCTTATAGAAACTGAGCTAAAGCTTCCATATATTTCATTTGCAGGAGTTACGAGTTGATGGAACGCATGCTCAAAGTTTATGTCTATAAGGAAGGAGAAAAACCCATATTTCACCAGTCAAAGATGAGGGGAATATATGCCTCAGAAGGATGGTTTATGAAGCTGATAGAGGGAAACAAAAAGTTTGTGGTGCGGGACCCAAGAAAAGCTCATCTGTTTTACTTACCATTTAGTCCGCATATGTTAAGGATGGCCCTGTTTGATCACAATTCTCTCAATCAAAAGGAACTTGCAGAATTTTTGAAGAACTATGTGGATTTAGTTGCTAAAAAGTATAGTTTCTGGAATAGAACTGGAGGAACAGATCATTTTCTTGTTGGCTGTCATGACTGGGTATGCTTTACAGTTCTGTGCATCATACAGATTTAATTCATGGGTTTCTTGAACTGTTATCAAGGTGCTTTAGAATGTTGATAGTGTTATCAGAAGCATCCAATGACATGCATTCGACTTTGTAGGTTGGCTGCAGGCAAATCCTTATTCATGTCCAAATGGCCAAACAGTTAGGCAGAATTAATTTGCAGAATTAACTATCATCCTTGGCCACAAGCCTCCTTGCCTAGTTTGATTGTACTTATTTGTGAGATTGGACTGATAACTTTGAGAAGTTTGAATGGTGCTCATAGGGAGACTCTTCTGAGTGCCCTGGATAGCAAAGGACCtgaattatgatgatttttagTAATAGAGTAATTATTGACCACGATGATATGTAACTTGCTATCATGTAGCTAATCCTAGTCTTACTGTCATATTTCTCTGATAATTCTGGGTAGTAGCTCATTTGATTTCATATTGACTTTTAGGCCTCCCAAATGACGAGGCATCATATGAGGAATTGCATCAGGGTTCTTTGCAACTCCAATGTTGCCAAAGGTTTCAAGATAGGCAAGGATACTACTCTGCCTGTTACATACATACGTTCTGTTGAGAACCCTCTAAAAGAACTTGGTGGAAAATCTCCTTCAGAAAGGCCGATTCTGGCCTTTTTTGCAGGAAACATGCATGGTTATCTCCGACCAATTCTGCTGGAGTACTGGGAAAATAAGGAACCTGACATGAAAATCCTTGGTCCGATGTCTCGTGATATTGCAGGCAAAAGAAGATACCGGGAGTATATGAAGAGAAGCAAATATTGCATATGTGCCAGGGGTTATGAAGTTCACACGCCACGAGTGGTTGAATCAATTTTCTACGAGTGTGTGCCAGTCATCATATCAGACAATTACGTGCCTCCTCTTTTCGAGGTATTGAACTGGGAGGCGTTTTCTGTATTTATTCAAGAGAAAGATATCCCAAATTTGAGAAACATTCTGCTTTCGATCCCACAAGAGAAGTACGTTGCAATGCAGTTAGGAGTTAAGAAGGTGCAACAGCATTTCCTTTGGCACAAAAAACCTGTGAAGTATGATTTATTCCATATGATTCTTCATTCAGTTTGGCACAGCAGAGTTTTTCAGATGGAAAGCTAATGACGGTGTTAATACTTTGCGTTTCTGGGTAATGGAAAGCAGAGAAAAGTGGGAAAAATCACAGGGTAAAACACCATGATGTAATGTTTAAGGGAAGAATGGGATTACTTGAGACAGTTGGTACAATAATCATTTGTATGTTGTTTTATGTACATAAATTGTGCAGAGCAACAGGTCTGTACTCTTGACTGTGGAAGCTGAATATTTCATTCAAGGCTTTGCTTTGTTGGTGATAACTCTGACCTCCATCCTGGCAACTATGGTCAACCTTCCAGTCATCCACCACGGTGGCATTGGCTGGCAGAAGacctgtttctttttctttctttcttaaaaaaagatggCAAAATGTCGTGTACCACCGCCATCCTCTGGCCCTGTTGGGGACCAGATGGGAATGCCATTGTTTCCCCCCTTTTGCTTTTCTCATTCATTTTCTATACAATATTAGAACCGAAAAGGGAAAAAGTATGTTTCAATAATTTAGCTTTAATCATAACGTTGCAAAAACTTGGTGTGATTTTGATAATGCAGTCGAAACTTGAAagtataatagaaaataaaacaccCTTGGGTTGGTTGAGTGATGAGATCTTACTGGGTAAATAAATGGAggttaaatttaaagtttaatgaaGATTTTGAGTCATATCTGCATTTGATTCGTCAAATCCACTGCGGACTGTAATGTTATTCTATCCATTCGACCAAAAGTTGGGACAAAGACAAGAGTTGGTCGGCTACCCATgtaaaattccataaaaaaatcagcaaTTATCTTAAAACTAATGTCACATGAAATCAATATAGGATAATACTGATATTTctgaattttatatattcatattattttaattttaatatcattataattcaaTTCGAATTTATAACATATAActtatttaatatatacaaataacattttaaattaatatttaacaaggtattatttttatccttgtaaatGATGCtattatttacataaaaaataatgtaataatataatataaaaaagttacaagatattatacaaaaacaataataaagtcAATTTTAGTGATTTGGATATAATCCAAATAAAATTGCATGAAATCAActcttattatttaaattcataGTTAATTTCaactaattcaaataaaatctttaaattcaGTGATTTATCCAAATATTCAATGCAATGCAtacttgattaaaaatcaaTCTAGTTCAtgtgtttttcatgttaaattgtatgaaatcaaacttaattgcataaattcatagataatttattgataattcaacaaaacctaatttttcaaaccaaccctAAATAATAATCTAATCACAACTAAACTAATAacaaattaagtataaaatccataaaattaatataatataggaTGTTTACATGATTTTCTAATAGAAAGTGGTGGAAGCATTCAGGGCTGTAAGAAAATTagagtttgtttgtttatgtgtttcaaaagtgtttttgaaaaaaattgaaatttttttatttttttatttacttcatattaatatatttttagtgttttcaaatcattttgatgtgttgatatcaaaaataattttttaaaaaatataaaaaatattattttaatatattttgatacaaaaaattaaatatcttgcaTTCGAAGatggataattgtttttttagatattttatgatGAAACATGTgagtttttagggttttttttttttttttcacggaGAGAGGGGCTGGgtcttgggtttttttagagagagggGCGTGGACAGGTTTTGTGGTAGGGAGAGGAGAGGGCATAGTTAAATTTTACAACATTTCACAATTTAGAATtgcaatattttaaattactgCTATTTCTGAATCATCATAAATTTAAACagtattatttcattatttttttatttttaaagtagaaGACAAATGTACATGGAACCCACCTGACATCTCTCTATAGTTGACCCATTCGTTCAATTCACTCAGGATCTACTAGGAGCGGGGcaaatatggttttttaaagtattttttttttttaaaatattaatatttttaaaatttatttatgatactaatatatgatttaaaaaataattaaagtttttttttttaaatactattgaACCACGATGGACCCGGTTAGTATCCACTTGCGTCTTGCGAGagatgaaatcatgaaaatgaCAGATGCAGTCTTATCCCACGATCaaataataactatataaaattaaaaaaaaaaagatgagcaaaataaataaataaaggaaagagCAAGTTGTCTGTCATAGGTGAAGCAAacgtctctttcttcttcttctttaatttgttcGTTCCTTTCTGTATACCACCGCTACTTGCTATTCTGAAGAATCATTACTATATTGATTCTTCACTCGCTCGCTCGCTCACTCAAAGCTTCTTCTTCTGGTTGCTAAAGTGAAAACTATAACTTATGAGTACATAGTAAGCTTCGTATCATTTGTTCACCGACAACTGAACTCTACTCAGGTTAGGGTTTCTCTCTTTCACGCAtcgctttcttcttcttcttcttcttctccttctccttctccttcttgcACCTTGTGAAGATCGATTCCTGTTTCTTAATGAACAGGCATGGCATGCATTTTAAATCATCACTCCTGCCTAACTACATAGCAGCAAGTCTTTCAATTTATGTCTTCCAATTCTCTCATTGCATCATAtgcttattattaattattatatcaacTTGCTTATTTTTGTCCGTATGCTTACCGACAACTtgcttattaattattatatcaacTTGCTTCGATGGAGTAAGTtttactttacttttttttttaaaaaaaattctcttgaATTTTAGGATGTCTGGGAAGTTTGAGTTCTATCTAGATTTGTTACTTCAGCTTcattttgtagtttttatttatttattttctaggactggatttttaatttaatgctcTGGTTGAAAtaactccttcttcttcttggctCATTTTCTGGACAACTTAGGCAGCGTTAGAGAAGGAATTTGGAGTTGTTACCTATAATGACTGGGTGATTTCTGCTCtacaaaatttttttcttttcgacATGGAACTTTGCTTTCAGCTTCCTAAGTTTTTCCAGAATGTAAACCGAAGATGGCTTCTTGTACTTGGGGTGGTGGCTGTAACTCACACACTGTTTCAGTTTCTATTGCTTCCTTATGGAAATGCTCTTCGCTCTCTGTTTCCCAATGTAAATGATTCAATGTATGATAAAAGCAGCTTCGCTGTCATACAGTCTTCCAAAAAGTCTGTCATGGTCCGCTACCCTCTCACGGTTGATAAGTCGAGCTTgactaattatttcaagtttgATGGGGTGCTAGAAAACGCTGATGATTCCAATGGTGGTGGAGAAGAGGGTCACGATGACGGAACAAAGAAAAATAGTGAAGACACAGATCATGACTTTTCATCAGAGGAAGGGGACATGGAGGTCCTGGATGATGTCATCCAGCTTGAGGTGGATAGAGATTTGGAAGATGATTTTCCATCTGAGGATGTTAAGGATAGACATGAGACTTTTGCATCGGGCGGAGTCAAAACTGAAGAAAGTAACCCTGTCCTGAAATTGGCAAATGAAGCCAGACTCAACCTTCCTCTTGAGAGGAATGTGAAATCAGACCATGATATTCCGACAGACAATgtactgcaacaaaataaaagtcAAGCACATAAAGAATTTGAGCATGTAAACTCTACTCTTCCTGTAGACTCTCAAGCAGTGGCTTCATCCACAAAGGCCACCTATTTGAAGTCAAATGGAAGTTCCTCTATTGGTCCTGCTGCCTTAAAAAGTGATCGTGCAGCCGCAAAAAATTGTTCTGTAGTGCTGGCCAAACctgggaaaaaaaagatgaggtgtGAGATGCCACCAAAATCAGTAACATTAATAGATGAAATGAACAGTATTTTAGTGCGGCACCGTAGGTCTTCACGCTCGATGGTATTCTACTAATTCTGTTGAATAACAGAACCTTGGTTAGCGCTCTACTCAAAACATGAAATCTAAACCTTGACATTTTTCTTGCAGAGACCTAGATGGTCCTCTGCACGTGATCAGGAGATTTTGGCTGCCAGGTCCCAGATTGAAAGTGCTCCAGCTGTGGTGCATGATCGAGATCTTTATGCTCCTCTCTTTCGAAATGTTTCCAAGTTTAAAAGGTAAGCTTAGATAAACCTTGGACTACTAGATCAGTTAACGACCCTTACTGTCAACAACTTACTGGACCGTCAATACCTGATCTACTTTCATGTTTGATGAGAGTTGAACACTGGTCTAGTTCAGCGCTATGACAGAGAAAGCTAAttagaaaattgaaagaagaagaagaagaaatagaaaCATAAAAGGAGAAACTGCAGTAACAACAAATATACAAGTTGCCATTATAACAGAGTTATTAAGTCTGCAATAAGAGCCGTACATCATGCTGTGTATGTGGCTTATGACTTTGTTGGCCAAACTTAAATAAGATGGCAttcttggttttcttttctgCTACTGTATGCTTGTACAGTTGAATGCTATAAAGCTCATCCTATTCATTAAAATTCCTGAGATATTCCTAATATGCTTAAAAGCAATGGAGATGTCTGAATGTATCCTTTAGTCCTTGTCTTATTTGAAAGGATACATTcagctaaaatttaataaccaaCCTTTTCAGATCCAAAAAAGAATGTAGAGTTCATGCATCTAATATATGTTTCTTCTGTTATGAATGTATCAAGTAAAAACTTCAATGGATTTATTTTGTTGGGGTTAGACCGTGACATGGGTTTTGAAACCACAAGTTGGGGACAGTTGGAATTGAGTAACTGTATAGTTTGGTCTTTAACCTGGTACAGGATATTCAtcctttatgttttatttttggaatCACCCAATCTCTGTATTCATTTCAAATCTTGGTTGTAATAAGCCTCTCCAGTAGACAACTGCAATCTATCATGTGGAGTGCTTGTAGGCATCTTTTGGAGTCTGGAAATAAAGAAGAATAATACTCGTAACGATATCCTAGTAGAGCAGATTACATCATCTTAAAACTGCAAGCATAGATCAATTGTAATTGTTGAGTCATCTCTCTATTTTTCATGGTACCTTTAGATATGTGCTTTGACATCTATTAGCGTTATGATAACGAGATTGGAATTTCTGGGTGACAATCAAGAtgtaattttcaatttcttctttgttgcCTTTTCAGGAGTTACGAACTCATGGAACGCACCCTGAAGGTCTATATCTATAAGGACGGGAAAAAACCCATTTTTCATCTACCAATATTGAAGGGACTGTATGCCTCAGAAGGATGGTTTATGAAACTGATGCAGGGAAATAAGCATTTTGTAGTGAAAGACCCTCGAAAAGCTCACCTATTTTATATGCCATTCAGTTCACGAATGCTAGAATACACCCTCTATGTACGTAACTCTCACAATAGGACAAACCTTCGCCTATATATGAAAAGATATGCAGAAAGCATTGCAGCTAAATATTCGTACTGGAATAGAACAGGTGGAGCAGATCACTTCCTTGTTGCCTGCCATGACTGGGTATGCCTTTCATGTGTCCCTCCTTTCATGGTTTTCTTTGAATGCtttgctccttttcttttattgtttcttctttttacgAGAAAGAACTTATTTTGAACATGTTACTCTGTTAGGATGTTGCTGGGGATTTTAGAACTGGATGTAAGTTTGATGATCCTGACTAACAAATTCACTTTCACTGACCCTCCTCCCATGAGGCCATTTGCTTACACATCATGCTATTGAGGTTGCCTTGGTAATCTCAATGTAATATGGGGGATATTTGCTAACCTGGTCACTTGATCCTTTGTTCACTCGAATGATTCCACCTTTTTCTGGACTGGacatgaattaaattcactttaCAGGGTTCACTATAATCGAatcatgaaacttgattt
It contains:
- the LOC133673833 gene encoding probable glycosyltransferase At3g07620, whose protein sequence is MELCFQLPKFFQNVNRRWLLVLGVVAVTHTLFQFLLLPYGNALRSLFPNVNDSMYDKSSFAVIQSSKKSVMVRYPLTVDKSSLTNYFKFDGVLENADDSNGGGEEGHDDGTKKNSEDTDHDFSSEEGDMEVLDDVIQLEVDRDLEDDFPSEDVKDRHETFASGGVKTEESNPVLKLANEARLNLPLERNVKSDHDIPTDNVLQQNKSQAHKEFEHVNSTLPVDSQAVASSTKATYLKSNGSSSIGPAALKSDRAAAKNCSVVLAKPGKKKMRCEMPPKSVTLIDEMNSILVRHRRSSRSMRPRWSSARDQEILAARSQIESAPAVVHDRDLYAPLFRNVSKFKRSYELMERTLKVYIYKDGKKPIFHLPILKGLYASEGWFMKLMQGNKHFVVKDPRKAHLFYMPFSSRMLEYTLYVRNSHNRTNLRLYMKRYAESIAAKYSYWNRTGGADHFLVACHDWAPYETRHHMEHCIKALCNADVTAGFKIGRDVSFPETYVRSARNPLRDLGGKPPSQRNILAFYAGNMHGYLRPILLKYWKDKDPDMKIFGPMPPGVASKMNYIQHMQRSKYCICPKGYEVNSPRVVEAIFYECVPVIISDNFVPPFFDVLDWGAFSLILAEKDISNLKEILLSIPKEKYLQLQLGVRKAQRHFLWHASPMKYDLFYMTLHSIWYNRVYQIKPR
- the LOC133674290 gene encoding probable glycosyltransferase At3g07620 isoform X1, with protein sequence METSALFQRLCLVEIRRLLMVIGVAIIVIILFQCFALPYGKGWSVSSADEDSVVMVISNPILSNSSKSSIRVFHIMTNGSDSSDLGEEAGDEDEIENTDADYELSSNKIEQNDVLLKLGEMLGKSTDNTSSQEKSIETGSKHLKQVGETEILEATTSSTFGGIQSNVGTVPSVLLGISKKNGENRDRDSITSDSFFPTKVISLDHMETQTKNAELLQTISVTLNNNSTRDSISTLKRWVQSTSISQMNSLLLHSLVYSHSMKPRRLSVRDRELLSAKLEIENAPRVDNPPGLYASAFRNISMFKRSYELMERMLKVYVYKEGEKPIFHQSKMRGIYASEGWFMKLIEGNKKFVVRDPRKAHLFYLPFSPHMLRMALFDHNSLNQKELAEFLKNYVDLVAKKYSFWNRTGGTDHFLVGCHDWASQMTRHHMRNCIRVLCNSNVAKGFKIGKDTTLPVTYIRSVENPLKELGGKSPSERPILAFFAGNMHGYLRPILLEYWENKEPDMKILGPMSRDIAGKRRYREYMKRSKYCICARGYEVHTPRVVESIFYECVPVIISDNYVPPLFEVLNWEAFSVFIQEKDIPNLRNILLSIPQEKYVAMQLGVKKVQQHFLWHKKPVKYDLFHMILHSVWHSRVFQMES
- the LOC133674290 gene encoding probable glycosyltransferase At3g07620 isoform X2 → METSALFQRLCLVEIRRLLMVIGVAIIVIILFQCFALPYGKGWSVSSADEDSVVMVISNPILSNSSKSSIRVFHIMTNGSDSSDLGEEAGDEDEIENTDADYELSSNKIEQNDVLLKLGEMLGKSTDNTSSQEKSIETGSKHLKQVGETEILEATTSSTFGGIQSNVGTVPSVLLGISKKNGENRDRDSITSDSFFPTKVISLDHMETQTKNAELLQTISVTLNNNSTRDSISTLKRWVQSTSISQMNSLLLHSLVYSHSMPRRLSVRDRELLSAKLEIENAPRVDNPPGLYASAFRNISMFKRSYELMERMLKVYVYKEGEKPIFHQSKMRGIYASEGWFMKLIEGNKKFVVRDPRKAHLFYLPFSPHMLRMALFDHNSLNQKELAEFLKNYVDLVAKKYSFWNRTGGTDHFLVGCHDWASQMTRHHMRNCIRVLCNSNVAKGFKIGKDTTLPVTYIRSVENPLKELGGKSPSERPILAFFAGNMHGYLRPILLEYWENKEPDMKILGPMSRDIAGKRRYREYMKRSKYCICARGYEVHTPRVVESIFYECVPVIISDNYVPPLFEVLNWEAFSVFIQEKDIPNLRNILLSIPQEKYVAMQLGVKKVQQHFLWHKKPVKYDLFHMILHSVWHSRVFQMES